In Vibrio alginolyticus NBRC 15630 = ATCC 17749, the sequence TGATGAGCCGTCTGCAAGCGCTTTACTTGCAAGAGCAAGGCTTCAGCAACGTAAAAGTTTACCGTCCATAGCTGACTGTTAAAATACGTTAAAAGGCGCAAATTGAGACATCAATTTGCGCCTTTTTTGTTTTTGATCGCGTTACAGACAACCATTACTTAGCATAATGTTGAGGCTTATCGCAAAGCCATACACTTTGTGTTGATATAACGATAATTAATCCGAAAGAAGAGTAATAAAGTGATATTGCTGCCAGATATGCGGATGAGATTTTTGATAGATAAAAAAACACCGCCTAATTTAGGCGGTGTAACAAATTTGACAGACAGGTCAAAAATAAATACAGGAAGTATATGTTTTGTCACAGGGAGTGTGGACAAAACATTATGGTAGAAATCTACCTAACTCGAAATACGAGTTTGCAAACACAACATCGCAACAACGAAGCCAATTGATTTCCAAAGAAATCAAGCCGTTCAGGCCCGTGTTGCGGGGTGAAATATAGAATTTATCTGGCTGTTCGACAACGGACATTTTATAATGTTTCAGATTAAAAAAACTAATCCTATTAGAGGTCCCATATGTCTCGCAGATTGCCTCCATTAAATTCGCTTCGAGTCTTCGAAGCGGCTGCTCGTCATCTCAGTTTTACACGAGCAGCAGAAGAGTTATTTGTTACTCAAGCCGCGGTCAGTCACCAGATTAAAGCGCTTGAAGAGTTCTTATCATTGAAGCTCTTCCGTCGACGTAATCGTTCTTTGTTGTTAACAGAAGAAGGCCAAAGTTACTTTCTCGATATCAAAGATATTTTCACCTCGATTGCGGAAGCGACAGATAAGGTGTTGGAACGTAGCGAAAAAGGGGCATTGACGATTAGCCTACCGCCGAGTTTTGCTATCCAATGGCTTGTACCTCGTTTGGCCGATTTTAATGCTCAAGAGCCCGATATCGATGTTCGTATTAAAGCCGTAGATATGGATGAAGGCTCACTGACTGATGATGTTGATGTGGCGATCTACTATGGCCGTGGGAACTGGCCAGGTTTGCGAGCAGATAAATTGTACCAAGAGTTTTTGATCCCACTTTGTTCACCTTCATTACTTTTGGGTAACAAACCATTAGAATCTTTAAGTGACCTCAAATTACATACTTTGTTACACGATACTTCGCGTAAAGACTGGAAGCAGTTTGCTCGTCATTACAACATTGAAGGCATCAACGTAAACCACGGTCCTATTTTTAGTCACTCAACGATGGTGCTACAGGCTGCTGCGCACGGTCAGGGGGTCGCGCTCGGTAACAACGTACTCGCCAAACCTGAAATGGAAGCCGGACGACTCATTGCACCATTCGACGAGGTGTTGATATCTAAGAATGCATTCTATGTGGTGTGTCATGAACAGCAGGCAGATATGGGCCGAATCGCAACGTTTAGAGATTGGATGTTAGCAACCGCGAGAAAAGAACAAGAGGAAGTATTGGATGAATCACTGGATAGCTGAGGGACCTGAAAACGGACCGCTGTTTATTTTTGCTCACGGCGCAGGTGCGGGGATGGAGCATGACTTCATGACAGCTGTCGCCAAAGGATTAGTGGAGCAAGGTATTCGTGTAGTGCGTTTTAATTTCCCTTACATGGTGAAACGTTCGGAAGATGGCAAAAAGCGTCCGCCCGATCGCGCGCCAAAGTTGCTCGAAGCATACAGCGAAGTGATCGCTCACTTTACTTCTTCTCCCGTGGTTATTGGTGGTAAGTCAATGGGCGGTCGTATGTCGAGCTTGTTGGCTGAAAATGAGCTGGTGGCGGGCATTGCCTGTTTAGGGTTTCCATTTCACCCGCCAGGAAAGCCAGAGAAATACAAAGGCGAGCACTTAGCAACCATTGAGAAACCTACGCTGATTCTTCAAGGGGAACGAGACACCTTTGGTAAGCGTGAGGAATTCGATGATTTCGTCCTTTCGTCACAAGTAACGGTGAGCTTTTTACCTGATGGTGACCACAGCTTCAAACCGCGCAAGATCTCAGGTCATACTGAAGTAGGTAACATTACACTCGCGATAGAGCAGTTAGCGGCGTTTATAAAAGAGGTGTACAGTGAAAAGTAAGTGGTTACTCTCATTCTCTGGATTGTCTGGGCTGCTTTCGGTCGCTCTTGGAGCATTTGCTGCTCATGGGCTAAAAGCGACACTGGCCCCTTATTTGCTCGGTGTATTTGAGACCGGAGTTCTGTATCAATTTATTCACACGTTGGCGATTGTGTTTTGTGCCATTCTGTTTCTGCTCAATTTGGGACAAAAAGCACAAAAATATTTTTTCATTGCGGCGATTTGCTTTATTATCGGCATCTTTTGTTTTAGCGGCAGTCTTTACGCGCTGGCGCTGACGGGCATTAAGTGGTTTGGGCCAATTACTCCTGTGGGAGGATTACTGTTCATGATTGGTTGGTGTCTGTTCTTTTTTGCTGCGTTCAATATCAAAGAGGTCTCCAAGTGAAACAACTAATGCTCTATTGCCGTTCTGGCTTTGAGAAAGAGTGTGCTGGTGAAATTCAGGACAAAGCGACACAGTTGGAAGTGTATGGCTTCCCTCGTGTGAAGAGAAACTCAGGTTATGTTGTCTTCGAGTGTTACCAAGATGGAGATGCCGACAAACTTGCGAGAGGTTTAGACTTTAAGTCTTTAATTTTTGCTCGACAAATGTTTGCGGTAGCAGCTGAGTTTCAATCGTTGCCAAGTGATGACCGCATTAGTCCAATTTTGAATGAACTAGCAGACATTGAAGCATTCCCTCGTTGTGGTGATTTGAGAATTGAAACGCCAGATACAAATGAAGCGAAAGAGCTACTGAAATTCTGCCGTAAGTTTACCGTCCCAATGCGTCAAGCGTTGCGCGGCAAAGGCTTAATGCTGAACAAAGATAACGCGAAAAAACCAGTACTGCACATTTGCTTTGTTGAGCCTGGCCACTGTTACGTTGGTTACTCTTACACTGACAACAACTCACAGTTCTTCATGGGTATCCCTCGCCTTAAATTCCCAGCAGACGCTCCAAGTCGTTCAACACTTAAACTGGAAGAAGCATTTCATGTCTTTATTCCACGTGAAGAGTGGGATGAGCGTTTGGCACCAGGTATGTGGGGTGTGGATTTAGGTGCATGTCCAGGCGGTTGGACGTACCAATTAGTGAAGCGCTCAATGTTCGTTCACTGCGTTGATAACGGCATGATGGCAGACAGTTTGATGGAAACTGGCCAGATCAAACACCATATGGTGGATGGCTTTAAGTTCGAACCAGACCGCAAGAACGTAACATGGATTGTTTGTGACATGGTGGAAAAGCCAGCTCGTGTTGCTCACCTGATGGGACAGTGGCTGTTAAAAGGTTGGGCAAAAGAGGCCATCTTTAACCTTAAGCTGCCAATGAAAGGGCGTTATGACGAAGTGCTGCAAGACCTTGAAAATCTGAAGCAGTTCCTCATTGATAATAAGGTAAAGTTCAAGCTACAAGCTAAACATTTGTATCATGATCGTGAAGAGATCACGATTCATATCCAATGTCTGTCGAATATTTCACCTTACTAACTTTATTCCCTGAGTCTTTTGGGGATAGTGATGACCCGTCCTGATATGGGTTGACACTTTTTAACTAAAACGCTCGATGTACTTCATCGGGCGTTTTGTATTTTAAAGCCGTATGAGGCCTCATTTGATTATAGATATCTACGGACTCTGCTACCATCGTCCTTGCTTCTTTCAGATCTTTCGGTTTCTTCAGCAAGAGCTCCATTTTGAGTATCCCATTTACACGCTCAGCTAAAGCATTCTGATAACAGTCATACCCGTCAGTCATTGAGCAAGTCACTCTATGTTTCTTATGGATATCTTGATATTCCCTCGAACAGTATTGTGAGCCTCTATCTGAGTGGTGTATTAGCTTTTCTTCACTCTGCCGTTGCCTGAGAGCTGAGATAAATGCCCGCTTAACTGATTGAGTTTTCATGTTGTCATCCACATAAAAACCAACAATCTTCCTTGAATAAGCGTCTGTAACCAAGCTGAGATAACTCTCTCCATTTTGAGTTGGCAAGTAAGTAATATCAGCAACCCACAGTTGTTCTGGCTTCGTTGGTGTCAGCCCATCTTTCACTTTGTTTGGGTGACAGAAAAATCGATGACGGCTGTCAGTCGTTCGGTGATAGGCTCGTCTTGCTCTCACTAACAGCCGATGCTTTCTGAGAAGTTCAAAGAGCTTATCGCGACCTATTTGAATGCCCTTTGTTGCTGCTAAGAACTTCAGTTTACGCGTGCCAATGCGTGGCTGCTTCAGCCTGACTTCACGGACAAAGCCAATGACAGCATGCTCATGATGTTCACAACGAGATTGAGTTTGGCATTGCTTATAATAAGCTTGGCGAGAGATTTGTACTAACTGACAAAACTTCGTAACGCTCAAACCTACAATGGTTTTCTCTTGGACAACGCTTCTTTGTGCTTTTTTGTCACTCTAACACCATAGTCACGTTCCATAACGTTCACGACAGCTTCAAAGAAGTCGGCTTTGAGTTGAGCATCTTCGAGCTGCTTCTCAAGCTCTTTAATACGTTGCTCTGGTGTAGGAGGTAAATTGAACTCGGCCATAGAGTCTCCTTTGGACATAAAGTTAGGTGTCCCTTTAGACCAATCTAGTCGACCATGCTTACGAAGCCAAACCAAAACCGTAGAGCAACCTTGGATGCCATACTTCTCTTGGGCTTGTTTGTAAGTGAGGCTTCCTTTTTCAACCTCATCAACTACAGTGAGTTTAAAAGCGAGGGAGTAATCGCGCTGAGTTCTTTTAGTTGTTGATTTCATAACACTCTCCAATTTTTTTGGGGGGAAAGTGTCAACCTTATTTAGGACGGCACATGATTAGAATAGAAAAAGCGCCTTCAAATGGCGCTTTTTTAATATCTGAGGGTTTCATGGTGTGAAACTACCATCGGGCACTACTCCGCTTTGTTTGGCCCTAAAAAGCGAATATCTTGCAAGTTAAAGCCTAGTTCTATATCGCACTTTAAAGCGGCGACGCGTTTACATAAACGAGCAGACTCAATGTGCTCATCCAATTTTTTACGGTATTTCGGTACGAGATCTTCACTAGCGTAGGCAGCTTCAATACTCTCAAACTGAGTGAGAATCTCTTTCGCTGCTTTCGGGCCAATTCCAGGTACGCCCGGAACCTGGCTAGAGCTTATCCCTGTCAATCCCCAGTAATCCGCTAGTTGACTTGGTTTTACGCCGAACTCTTTTTCGATAAATGGTTCATCTAACCAACGATGTTGGAAATAATCACGGATTTGTAGGGTAGGGGAAAGTAGCTGGCAGTAACCTTTGTCAGTCGAAACGATGGTGACTTTTTCACCATGGCTGGCCACTTTCGTTGCGAGTGTAGCAACCAAATCATCTGCTTCATCGCCTTCAGACAGCAATGAATCAATACCTTGCTCCCACCACGCTTGTTGAATCGCATCTAACCCTTGCAGTAGTGGCAGAGGCATTGGTTTTCGGTTTTGCTTATAGTCAGGGAGAATTTCAGCGCGCCAACCTCTGTCTTGTTCGTGGTGATCAAAAACTGCGATGATGTGTGTCGGGTTGGCCTCTGACAGAATGCGAGTGAGGGTTCTTTGCGTTGTGGTTATAGTTCTTGCTATGTCGGTTGGATCTGGTTGTGCTGAGTGCACTCGGCGGATCAGGTTTAGGGCATCAATGATAACAAGATGAATAGACATAATGACTTAGCAATAAAAAAGGGGCGTAATGCCCCTAGTGTAACGAATGCTAGCCTGACTATCGACCACCAATTTCCGGGTGAGCGATTCGATAACACGGTTCGTAGTCTGAACCGCCAGGTAATTTCATTCGGTGCTGTTCGACAAAGTCTTTTAGCAACTTATCGAGTTTTTTCATGAGGACTGCGTCGCCATGAATGGTGAAAGGCCCTCTACGTTCTATTTCTCGAATGCCTTCAGCCTTTACGTTACCTGCCACTATGCCAGAGAAGGCTTGACGCAAGTTGGCCGCTAAAACTTGCGGTTCTTGATCTAGGCTTAAATCCAATTGTTCCATCGACTCATGAGTAGGCTCGAATGGCAGTTGGAAGTTTGGCTCAATTTTCAATGACCAGTTAAAGCTGTACGCATCGCCTTTCTCTTTTCGGTGAAGGCGTACCGAGTCCATGGAGCGTTTCATAATACGAGCGACTTCTGCCGGGTCGTCAATGATGATCTCGTAGTGCTTTTGCCCTTCCTCACCAAGTGTGTCGCGAATGAACTCATCAATAGAGCGGAAGTACTCTTCACTCTCTTTTGGTCCTGTTAATACGATAGGCATTGGTTGATCGGCGTTATCCGGGTGCATCATGATGCCAAGAATGTACAGTAGCTCTTCCGCTGTGCCCGGGCCTCCTGGGAAAATAACGATACCATGAGCCATACGGACGAAAGCTTCCAAGCGCTTTTCGATGTCGGGCATGATGACCAGCTCATTTACTATTGGGTTTGGTGGCTCGGCCGCAATAATCGAGGGTTCGGTTAAACCAAGATAACGTTGCTGAGTATAACGTTGCTTTGCGTGCCCAATTGCTGCACCTTTCATCGGCCCTTCCATTGCGCCAGGGCCGCAACCTGTACAGATGTTAAGTTCACGCAGGCCCAGTTCGTTACCCACTTCACGTGTGTACTGATACTCCACTCCATTGATAGAGTGACCACCCCAACATACGACAAGATTCGGTGCGATACCTGGAGTTAATGCTCTGGCATTACGAAGAATGCCGAACACGAGGTTCGTAATGTGAATTGGGTTAGTAAGGTTGAGCCGTTGGGCGTCTGCCAAATGCATGTTTACGTAAACGATATCACGCAATACGGAGAACAGATGCTCTTGGATACCTTTAATTATTTCGCCGTCAACAAAAGCGTGCTCTGGCGGATTAGTCAGCTCAAGCTTAATACCACGCTCACGACGCACGACGTTGACATCAAACGATTGGTATTTATCGAGCAGTTCTTTCGAGTTATCGGTATGGCTACCGGAGTTCAACACCGCTAATGTGCAATTACGGTACAGCTGATAAAGTTCACTCGAGGCTGTGTTCTTTAAGCGCTCTACTTCTAGTTGAGATAGCAAGTCCATGCTACCAGCGGGGCTTATATGGGTAATCATAACGCCTCCTTGTGTTGCATTAATTTGAGGGAAAGTACCAACTTACCTTTTTGGTGTTATACGTATGGTTTGATGAAAGGTAGTTGGCCGATTTGGTTTTATGGTTATCAACTCCCAAGCAACCTCAAGATGATACATTTGCCTTCTATAAATACATCATCTTGAAGTGACTTGGGTTTTTACAGCTTAGCAGACTAAAAGGGAAGAAATGTGATAACTCGTTGAAAATTGGTGGTTATAAAGCGTAGATTGCACCAAATTTGGTTTGTTTGCTCGCTTTTTGTACGAATCTTAGCTCCAGTTAAGCTGGTTTGTTCCACGTTTTTTAGCGTCCGCAAGCATCTTGCCAAGACGATCGAGCACATACTCTGGCGTATCGGACTCTTTGAAAGACGTCGATACAGCAGCTAAGGTAATCATGATATTTTGCTCACGGAACTTAAAGGGTAATTGGCTAATATCACGCTGGATATGCTTAATAAGATCCAGTGTGTATTCTTCAGATTGTTCCGGGACGAGTAGAATAAACTCCTCGCCACCAAAGCGAGCCACTGTTTCCGTTTCTGATACGCGCTTGTTAATAGTACGAGCGATGATCTTCAGCGCTTTATCGCCAGCCGTATAACCATAGCTATCATTCACCGCTTTGAAGTTGTCTACATCAAACAGCACAACACGAAGGTTTTGCTGAGAGCGAATCCAACGGCGATACTCTAGCTCTAGTCGATCGTTAAATGCAGTGCGGTTATAAACTTTAGTCAGCGAGTCGAGCAACATACGCTGAGCTTGGTCATCTAAGCGTCGACGATAATCTTGCGTAGTTTCAAATACCGCTTCGAGTTGGTTCTTACTGTAACTTAACCGCTCTTGCAGCGCTTGCTCTCGCTCTTCCGTCATTTTCAGTCGCTCTGTTAGCGACGCCATTTTTTCGAGAAGAGGCGTGATTTCTTTTTTCACAACCGCGATATCTTGAGCTTGATTAAGTGACTTTTGGCTTAATTCAACCAAGCTGTTCATTTCTGTGTTGAGCTCTTGGCGGTGTTCAAAGTAGGTATGATGCTGGTCGACGTTCTGATGAACGGTTTTTAGGTTACTTGCGAGAGAAGTGTTCAGCTGATCAAGGAATTGGCTAGACGCCTCGCGCTCGAACTTTGTTGCTTCGACAACCAATTTCAGCGTTGAGAGCGTAAGCTCAATGAGAGACTCGGCACTCACGCCAAGGAGCAACTTAGCGCGAATATCCAGCAATCTATCGCCTGATTCTCCCTCGAAATCCAGCTCTGTAATAGTATGTTGGAGGTCGCTGGCTAAGCACTCAAGCTGAGATCTGTCGGGATTGCTTTCAAATTCACTAAGATGTAGACGTGAATTAGACGTGATGATTTTCAGAGCGCGTTCGTAAATACTCAGTAGCTTAGTGGCTTGATCAGCTTTATTGCTGGCGTGAACTTCAGAGAAACTCATCAGGTTCCGTAGTTCACGTTTTAACTGCGCAGGTAAGCCCGTGACACGTTGCAGTGTTTCACCACTGTGCTTGATTTGTTCGTCAAGGTAACCGTTTTGTTTATCCATCGTCTTCGACTGCTGTTTGAGCATCCTCTCTAATACCGCTAAACGCGGGATAAGAGTGCTGATATCTTTTTGATGTTGCAGCTCTTGTTGGATTTCAAATAGGTAGTTGGATACCTGAGTATTCGAACCCTGGCAAGCTGAAGACAATGATGCCACAACGCGTTTAAGAACTTGTTGTTCACGTTTGAATTTGAGTGAAGTATCACGATGAGTCAGTCTGAGTTGGTCAAGTTGACAACTCAGCTGATGCAGCTGCGACTGAATATCGGATTCCAAGATTCCCATGAAGTGACTACGGTTAAGTCCATGTACTACTGACAATTATCTGATAATAACAAAAAACTTTATAGCGTCATTAGTTATTACGTTCAACAGGCGTTTAATTATCCATTTTTTAATATTTTCTTGATGTCGTCCTCATTCTTGTAGGACGAATGGATCTTGATCAGGCCTTGGCTAATGGCATGTTGACAGGCAGTTCTTATGTTACCTGTTGCAAAGCTAGCAGCAGGCGCATTATCGATGGCTTTTAAGAACACCCAGTGGCTTTGCTTATCCTTCAAGCTGACTTCTCGTGCGATGTGAGTCGCAAGCAACAACAGATCGAGTAATTCCTCATCGTTAATTGCAGTGTAGGCTCGGGGTAAGAACGGATAATCACTGATGCCCATACGAATAATACGATTGACGTTGTGCTGCTGTGCGAACTCATCCACCCAAGTCTGGAATTTTTCGAACATGACTTCGGCAGAAGCATCACGGTCAGCGTTCGGTTCTATGTAGAGTAAGTTCGCATCTGAGAAATGGTAAAGACGCGACGGTTTTTCTATTTTTTCCGCAAGGAAGTCGCCAAATGCCCGTTCTAGTTCTAGACCTGCCTTATAGCCGTTATGGACGTACATGCTTCGTAAGAATGGCAAATCGATCATAACAAAGCGTAGGCGATCATTAAGTGGTTCGTGGATCAATTCACCCATTTGCCATTGCTCGAAAGTTTCGCTCGACTTTTTCAATGAGCGAGAAAGCTTAACATTCAGCATACGCAAGTTACGTAAACGAGAGCGAGAGTGGGTGAAGAG encodes:
- the xni gene encoding flap endonuclease Xni, whose product is MSIHLVIIDALNLIRRVHSAQPDPTDIARTITTTQRTLTRILSEANPTHIIAVFDHHEQDRGWRAEILPDYKQNRKPMPLPLLQGLDAIQQAWWEQGIDSLLSEGDEADDLVATLATKVASHGEKVTIVSTDKGYCQLLSPTLQIRDYFQHRWLDEPFIEKEFGVKPSQLADYWGLTGISSSQVPGVPGIGPKAAKEILTQFESIEAAYASEDLVPKYRKKLDEHIESARLCKRVAALKCDIELGFNLQDIRFLGPNKAE
- the rlmM gene encoding 23S rRNA (cytidine(2498)-2'-O)-methyltransferase RlmM, giving the protein MKQLMLYCRSGFEKECAGEIQDKATQLEVYGFPRVKRNSGYVVFECYQDGDADKLARGLDFKSLIFARQMFAVAAEFQSLPSDDRISPILNELADIEAFPRCGDLRIETPDTNEAKELLKFCRKFTVPMRQALRGKGLMLNKDNAKKPVLHICFVEPGHCYVGYSYTDNNSQFFMGIPRLKFPADAPSRSTLKLEEAFHVFIPREEWDERLAPGMWGVDLGACPGGWTYQLVKRSMFVHCVDNGMMADSLMETGQIKHHMVDGFKFEPDRKNVTWIVCDMVEKPARVAHLMGQWLLKGWAKEAIFNLKLPMKGRYDEVLQDLENLKQFLIDNKVKFKLQAKHLYHDREEITIHIQCLSNISPY
- a CDS encoding IS3 family transposase (programmed frameshift) gives rise to the protein MKSTTKRTQRDYSLAFKLTVVDEVEKGSLTYKQAQEKYGIQGCSTVLVWLRKHGRLDWSKGTPNFMSKGDSMAEFNLPPTPEQRIKELEKQLEDAQLKADFFEAVVNVMERDYGVRVNKKAQRSVVQEKTIVGLSVTKFCQLVQISRQAYYKQCQTQSRCEHHEHAVIGFVREVRLKQPRIGTRKLKFLAATKGIQIGRDKLFELLRKHRLLVRARRAYHRTTDSRHRFFCHPNKVKDGLTPTKPEQLWVADITYLPTQNGESYLSLVTDAYSRKIVGFYVDDNMKTQSVKRAFISALRQRQSEEKLIHHSDRGSQYCSREYQDIHKKHRVTCSMTDGYDCYQNALAERVNGILKMELLLKKPKDLKEARTMVAESVDIYNQMRPHTALKYKTPDEVHRAF
- a CDS encoding DUF423 domain-containing protein, translated to MKSKWLLSFSGLSGLLSVALGAFAAHGLKATLAPYLLGVFETGVLYQFIHTLAIVFCAILFLLNLGQKAQKYFFIAAICFIIGIFCFSGSLYALALTGIKWFGPITPVGGLLFMIGWCLFFFAAFNIKEVSK
- the ppnN gene encoding nucleotide 5'-monophosphate nucleosidase PpnN, which translates into the protein MITHISPAGSMDLLSQLEVERLKNTASSELYQLYRNCTLAVLNSGSHTDNSKELLDKYQSFDVNVVRRERGIKLELTNPPEHAFVDGEIIKGIQEHLFSVLRDIVYVNMHLADAQRLNLTNPIHITNLVFGILRNARALTPGIAPNLVVCWGGHSINGVEYQYTREVGNELGLRELNICTGCGPGAMEGPMKGAAIGHAKQRYTQQRYLGLTEPSIIAAEPPNPIVNELVIMPDIEKRLEAFVRMAHGIVIFPGGPGTAEELLYILGIMMHPDNADQPMPIVLTGPKESEEYFRSIDEFIRDTLGEEGQKHYEIIIDDPAEVARIMKRSMDSVRLHRKEKGDAYSFNWSLKIEPNFQLPFEPTHESMEQLDLSLDQEPQVLAANLRQAFSGIVAGNVKAEGIREIERRGPFTIHGDAVLMKKLDKLLKDFVEQHRMKLPGGSDYEPCYRIAHPEIGGR
- a CDS encoding alpha/beta fold hydrolase, whose protein sequence is MNHWIAEGPENGPLFIFAHGAGAGMEHDFMTAVAKGLVEQGIRVVRFNFPYMVKRSEDGKKRPPDRAPKLLEAYSEVIAHFTSSPVVIGGKSMGGRMSSLLAENELVAGIACLGFPFHPPGKPEKYKGEHLATIEKPTLILQGERDTFGKREEFDDFVLSSQVTVSFLPDGDHSFKPRKISGHTEVGNITLAIEQLAAFIKEVYSEK
- a CDS encoding GGDEF domain-containing protein, with the translated sequence MGILESDIQSQLHQLSCQLDQLRLTHRDTSLKFKREQQVLKRVVASLSSACQGSNTQVSNYLFEIQQELQHQKDISTLIPRLAVLERMLKQQSKTMDKQNGYLDEQIKHSGETLQRVTGLPAQLKRELRNLMSFSEVHASNKADQATKLLSIYERALKIITSNSRLHLSEFESNPDRSQLECLASDLQHTITELDFEGESGDRLLDIRAKLLLGVSAESLIELTLSTLKLVVEATKFEREASSQFLDQLNTSLASNLKTVHQNVDQHHTYFEHRQELNTEMNSLVELSQKSLNQAQDIAVVKKEITPLLEKMASLTERLKMTEEREQALQERLSYSKNQLEAVFETTQDYRRRLDDQAQRMLLDSLTKVYNRTAFNDRLELEYRRWIRSQQNLRVVLFDVDNFKAVNDSYGYTAGDKALKIIARTINKRVSETETVARFGGEEFILLVPEQSEEYTLDLIKHIQRDISQLPFKFREQNIMITLAAVSTSFKESDTPEYVLDRLGKMLADAKKRGTNQLNWS
- a CDS encoding transcriptional regulator GcvA; translated protein: MSRRLPPLNSLRVFEAAARHLSFTRAAEELFVTQAAVSHQIKALEEFLSLKLFRRRNRSLLLTEEGQSYFLDIKDIFTSIAEATDKVLERSEKGALTISLPPSFAIQWLVPRLADFNAQEPDIDVRIKAVDMDEGSLTDDVDVAIYYGRGNWPGLRADKLYQEFLIPLCSPSLLLGNKPLESLSDLKLHTLLHDTSRKDWKQFARHYNIEGINVNHGPIFSHSTMVLQAAAHGQGVALGNNVLAKPEMEAGRLIAPFDEVLISKNAFYVVCHEQQADMGRIATFRDWMLATARKEQEEVLDESLDS